The following are encoded in a window of Arvicanthis niloticus isolate mArvNil1 chromosome 1, mArvNil1.pat.X, whole genome shotgun sequence genomic DNA:
- the LOC117699304 gene encoding free fatty acid receptor 3, whose product MVTSFFPGSHWLFFSVYLLVFLVGLPLNVMALVVFVGKLRRRPVAVDLLLLNLTISDLLLLLFLPFRIVEAACGMRWLLPFILCPLSGFLFFTTIYLTSLFLTAVSIERFLSVAYPLWYKTRPRLAQAGLVSGVCWFLASAHCSVVYVTEYWGNATDSQGTNGTCYLEFREDQLAVLLPVRLEMAVVLFMVPLCITSYCYSRLVWVLSRGASRRRRKRVMGLLAATLLIFFVCFGPYNMSHVVGYVRGESPSWRSYVLLLSTLNSCIDPLVFYFSSSKFQADFHQLLGRLMRACVPWTREVSLELKVKNGEEPSKECQS is encoded by the coding sequence ATGGTGACAAGCTTCTTTCCTGGCAGTCATTGGCTTTTCTTTTCCGTGTACCTGTTGGTGTTCCTCGTGGGACTCCCCCTCAACGTGATGGCCCTGGTGGTCTTCGTGGGCAAGCTGCGCCGCCGCCCGGTGGCCGTGGACTTACTTTTGCTAAACCTGACCATTTCGGACCtactcctgctcctcttcctgccGTTTCGCATAGTGGAGGCGGCCTGCGGCATGAGATGGCTTCTGCCTTTCATCCTCTGCCCCCTTTCTGGGTTCCTTTTCTTCACCACCATCTACCTTACCTCCCTCTTCCTGACGGCTGTGAGCATCGAACGTTTTCTGAGCGTGGCCTACCCACTGTGGTACAAAACCCGGCCCCGGCTGGCCCAGGCCGGTCTGGTCAGTGGCGTCTGTTGGTTCCTGGCATCAGCTCACTGTAGTGTGGTTTATGTCACTGAATACTGGGGAAACGCAACCGACAGCCAGGGGACCAATGGAACCTGCTACCTGGAATTCCGGGAGGACCAGCTAGCTGTCCTCCTCCCTGTGCGACTAGAGATGGCTGTGGTCCTTTTCATGGTGCCCCTGTGTATCACTAGTTACTGCTACAGTCGCCTGGTGTGGGTTCTGAGCCGGGGAGCCAGCCGGCGCCGGCGCAAGAGGGTAATGGGGCTTCTTGCAGCCACGCTGCTCATCTTCTTCGTCTGCTTCGGCCCCTACAATATGTCCCATGTGGTGGGCTATGTGCGCGGTGAAAGTCCATCCTGGCGGAGCTACGTGCTCCTCCTCAGTACCCTCAACTCTTGTATCGACCCTCTGGTTTTCTACTTTTcgtcctccaagttccaagccgACTTTCATCAGCTCCTGGGGAGGCTGATGAGAGCTTGTGTGCCTTGGACTCGGGAAGTCAGCTTGGAACTGAAGGTAAAGAACGGAGAAGAGCCATCCAAGGAGTGTCAAAGCTAG